One part of the [Pantoea] beijingensis genome encodes these proteins:
- a CDS encoding amino acid permease: protein MVQNTKTAQQPALRRALKARHLTMIAIGGSIGTGLFVASGATISQAGPGGALLSYMLIGLMVYFLMTSLGELAAFMPVSGSFSTYGSKYVEEGFGFALGWNYWYNWAVTIAVDLVASQLVMSYWFPDTPGWIWSALFLSLMFLLNYISVKGFGEAEYWFSLIKVVTVVIFIIVGVMMIVGILQGAETAGWHNWQVGDAPFSGGFAAMIGVAMIVGFSFQGTELIGIAAGESEEPAKNIPRAVRQVFWRILLFYIFAILIISLIIPYTDPSLLRNDVQDISVSPFTLVFQHAGLLSAAAVMNAVILTAVLSAGNSGMYASTRMLYTLAKEGKAPRIFGKLSKGGVPRNALYASTVVAMLCFFTSMFGNQEVYLWLLNTSGMTGFIAWLGIAISHYRFRRGYVKQGNDIADLPYRSGFFPVGPIFAFVLCLIITLGQNYQAFLADRIDWYGVAATYIGIPLFLLIWFGYKFTRGSRFVKYSEMEFPTFKQ, encoded by the coding sequence ATGGTTCAGAATACAAAAACAGCACAACAACCTGCTCTTCGCCGCGCGTTAAAAGCGCGACATTTGACGATGATCGCCATTGGCGGTTCTATTGGCACCGGCTTATTTGTTGCGTCTGGTGCCACCATTTCGCAGGCCGGCCCCGGCGGCGCACTGCTCTCTTATATGCTAATCGGCCTGATGGTCTATTTCCTGATGACCAGCCTGGGTGAGCTTGCCGCTTTTATGCCGGTCTCCGGCTCGTTCTCTACTTACGGTTCTAAATATGTTGAGGAAGGCTTTGGCTTCGCACTTGGCTGGAACTATTGGTACAACTGGGCCGTGACTATCGCCGTCGACTTGGTTGCCTCACAGTTGGTGATGAGCTATTGGTTCCCGGATACGCCAGGCTGGATTTGGAGCGCCTTGTTCCTCTCCCTGATGTTCTTGCTAAATTACATCTCGGTAAAAGGGTTTGGCGAAGCTGAGTACTGGTTTTCACTGATTAAGGTTGTCACCGTGGTGATATTCATTATCGTTGGTGTGATGATGATCGTGGGTATTCTGCAGGGGGCGGAAACCGCGGGGTGGCATAACTGGCAAGTGGGGGATGCCCCGTTCTCCGGCGGTTTTGCCGCGATGATTGGCGTGGCAATGATTGTTGGTTTCTCTTTTCAGGGGACAGAGCTGATCGGTATTGCCGCAGGCGAATCCGAAGAGCCGGCAAAAAATATTCCGCGTGCGGTGCGTCAGGTATTCTGGCGTATTCTGCTGTTCTATATTTTCGCGATTCTGATTATTAGCCTGATTATTCCTTATACTGACCCCAGTCTGTTACGCAATGATGTTCAAGACATCAGCGTGAGTCCCTTCACTCTGGTGTTCCAGCATGCGGGTCTGCTGTCGGCAGCAGCAGTGATGAATGCGGTTATCCTGACGGCGGTACTGTCAGCCGGTAACTCGGGGATGTATGCCTCAACACGTATGCTGTATACGCTGGCAAAAGAAGGTAAAGCGCCACGTATTTTTGGCAAACTGTCGAAGGGTGGGGTACCGCGTAATGCGCTGTATGCTTCAACGGTGGTTGCGATGTTGTGCTTCTTCACTTCTATGTTTGGCAATCAGGAAGTTTATTTATGGCTGCTAAATACCTCAGGGATGACCGGCTTTATCGCGTGGCTAGGCATCGCCATCAGCCACTATCGTTTCCGTCGTGGCTATGTCAAACAGGGCAACGATATTGCTGATTTACCTTATCGCTCGGGTTTCTTTCCTGTCGGTCCGATTTTCGCCTTTGTGCTTTGCCTCATTATCACGCTGGGGCAAAATTATCAGGCCTTCCTTGCCGATCGCATTGACTGGTACGGTGTGGCGGCGACTTACATCGGCATCCCACTTTTCCTGTTGATCTGGTTTGGCTATAAGTTCACACGTGGTAGCCGTTTTGTGAAGTACAGCGAAATGGAATTCCCAACGTTTAAACAGTAA
- a CDS encoding ABC transporter substrate-binding protein, producing the protein MLAALLLSAGATSSSLAAMITDIAGREVTVPDRVDRILLGEGRLFYAVSLLEGKKPIERIVGWQGDFRKLDTQTYAVYKEKFPKIDDIPLIGNTSADSISPEKALTLNPDVAIFGLSGGHGPGKNSELVRQFERAGVPVVFVDFRANPLKNTLPSMRVLGKVLHREPQAESYIAFYQNNLRQIAAFSARVPQDKKPTVFIELRAASTDECCGTAGKGNMGDFIEQAGGNNIARDLLPGPLGTVNLEYVIARDPQIYIASGGQPADSRSPGIKLGANVSPTEAKRSLLKVTARQGIQQLNAIKEGRRYAIWHNFYNSPYNILAIQAFAKWFYPEQFASLDVTATEKELYEQFLAVEPSGTYWTEAQ; encoded by the coding sequence ATGCTGGCGGCTTTACTGCTGTCAGCAGGCGCAACAAGCAGCAGTCTGGCCGCAATGATCACCGATATTGCCGGGCGAGAAGTTACCGTGCCGGATCGCGTTGATCGCATTTTACTGGGGGAAGGGCGATTGTTTTATGCCGTTTCGCTGCTGGAAGGTAAAAAACCGATTGAGCGTATTGTTGGCTGGCAGGGGGATTTTCGGAAACTGGATACGCAAACTTATGCGGTATATAAAGAGAAATTCCCCAAAATTGATGATATCCCTCTGATTGGTAATACAAGTGCGGACAGCATCAGCCCGGAGAAAGCCCTGACGCTTAATCCCGACGTGGCGATTTTCGGCCTGTCTGGTGGACATGGTCCGGGTAAGAATAGCGAACTGGTGCGACAGTTTGAACGTGCCGGTGTTCCGGTGGTTTTTGTTGATTTTCGCGCGAACCCACTGAAGAATACCTTGCCGAGCATGCGCGTGCTGGGCAAGGTCCTGCACCGTGAGCCGCAGGCTGAAAGCTACATTGCTTTCTATCAGAATAACCTGAGGCAGATCGCAGCATTCAGTGCCCGTGTGCCGCAGGATAAAAAACCAACGGTATTTATTGAGCTACGCGCCGCATCAACCGATGAGTGTTGCGGTACCGCAGGTAAAGGAAATATGGGCGATTTTATCGAACAGGCTGGTGGGAACAATATTGCCCGTGACCTGCTGCCAGGGCCGCTGGGTACCGTGAATCTTGAATATGTTATTGCCCGCGATCCACAGATCTATATCGCCAGCGGTGGTCAGCCAGCGGACAGCCGTAGTCCAGGGATAAAACTGGGAGCGAACGTCAGCCCGACTGAGGCGAAACGAAGTCTGTTAAAGGTGACTGCCCGGCAGGGTATCCAGCAGTTGAATGCGATAAAAGAAGGACGCCGTTACGCAATCTGGCATAATTTTTACAATTCTCCGTATAATATCCTTGCCATCCAGGCCTTTGCCAAATGGTTTTACCCCGAGCAGTTTGCTTCGCTCGATGTCACCGCCACTGAGAAAGAACTCTATGAGCAATTTTTGGCGGTAGAGCCGAGCGGAACTTACTGGACTGAAGCGCAGTAA
- a CDS encoding FecCD family ABC transporter permease → MSLTHESMQYADKKNASGVMGRYQQLLRHRLMFMGILVLAILASLVLDFTLGPSGLTLNTLWHALLQPDSVDAGTRVIVWDIRLPYALMAIVVGLALGIAGAEMQTILNNPLASPFTLGVSSAAAFGAALAIVLGIGIPGIPDQWFISGNAFIFALLAALMLDGVTRWTRVATSGVVLFGIALVFTFNALVSMMQFIASEDTLQGLVFWTMGSLARASWEKLGVLTLAFLILVPFSMSSAWKLTALRLGEDRAISFGIDVRRLRLGTLLRISILSALAVAFVGPIGFIGLVAPHIARMIFGEDHRFYLPASALTGALVLSMASVASKNLIPGVIIPVGIVTSLVGVPFFLSIILRHRGSV, encoded by the coding sequence ATGAGTCTCACCCACGAATCCATGCAATACGCCGACAAAAAGAACGCCAGTGGCGTCATGGGGCGATACCAGCAGCTTTTGCGCCACCGCCTGATGTTTATGGGTATTCTGGTGCTGGCGATATTGGCATCACTGGTGCTGGATTTTACGCTGGGCCCGTCAGGATTAACGCTCAACACCCTGTGGCACGCGCTGCTGCAACCGGATAGCGTTGATGCCGGAACACGCGTAATCGTCTGGGACATTCGCTTACCTTATGCGTTGATGGCAATTGTTGTCGGGCTGGCGTTGGGTATTGCTGGCGCGGAAATGCAAACTATTCTGAATAATCCACTGGCGAGCCCGTTCACCCTTGGGGTTTCTTCTGCGGCAGCTTTTGGTGCCGCGCTGGCGATTGTTCTGGGTATTGGCATTCCAGGGATCCCTGACCAGTGGTTTATCTCCGGGAACGCCTTTATCTTTGCATTGCTCGCCGCGCTGATGCTTGATGGCGTCACCCGCTGGACGCGCGTGGCGACGTCCGGCGTGGTGTTATTTGGTATCGCACTGGTGTTTACCTTTAACGCGCTGGTTTCAATGATGCAGTTTATTGCCAGTGAAGATACGTTGCAGGGGCTGGTGTTCTGGACCATGGGTAGCCTGGCCCGCGCTTCCTGGGAGAAGCTCGGCGTGCTCACGCTGGCTTTTCTTATCCTGGTGCCATTCTCAATGTCGAGCGCCTGGAAGCTGACGGCGCTGCGGCTGGGTGAAGATCGGGCGATCAGTTTTGGTATTGATGTGCGTCGCTTGCGGCTCGGGACGCTACTCCGTATCAGTATCCTTTCTGCGCTGGCCGTGGCTTTTGTCGGCCCAATCGGCTTTATTGGACTGGTTGCACCGCACATTGCCCGCATGATTTTCGGTGAAGATCACCGTTTTTATCTTCCGGCCAGCGCCTTAACGGGGGCACTGGTGCTCTCAATGGCTTCAGTCGCGTCGAAGAACCTGATCCCAGGCGTCATTATCCCGGTTGGCATTGTGACCTCGCTGGTGGGCGTGCCGTTCTTCCTGAGTATTATTTTGCGTCATCGGGGGAGTGTCTGA
- a CDS encoding ABC transporter ATP-binding protein → MQGLQIRDFSAGYPKRQIIENLNVPLLPRGKITVLLGPNGCGKSTLLRSLAGLNRAKGELWLNDEELMAQPFTRRADKVVYLPQSLPAGVHLHVLESIIVAQRASGGRSSVSSESEVMALLEQLGISHLALSYLDQLSGGQKQLVGLAQSLIRRPELLLLDEPLSALDLNYQFHVMDLVQRETRKRNIVTVVVVHDINIALRHGEHVLMLQNGELIADGLPEAVITPESLARVYGVKGRIERCSQGTPQVLIDGLVSQPAF, encoded by the coding sequence ATGCAGGGCTTACAGATTCGCGATTTTAGCGCCGGTTATCCAAAGCGCCAGATTATTGAAAATCTCAATGTTCCATTGTTACCGCGTGGAAAAATTACCGTTTTATTGGGGCCGAATGGCTGTGGTAAATCGACACTCCTGCGCTCTCTGGCTGGTTTGAACCGGGCAAAAGGGGAACTGTGGCTGAATGATGAAGAGTTGATGGCGCAGCCGTTTACCCGGCGTGCGGATAAAGTGGTTTATCTACCCCAATCCCTGCCAGCGGGCGTGCATTTGCATGTGCTGGAATCGATCATCGTGGCACAGCGTGCTTCTGGCGGTCGGAGTTCGGTATCCAGTGAAAGCGAAGTGATGGCGCTGCTGGAGCAACTGGGTATTTCACATCTGGCACTGAGCTATCTTGACCAGCTTTCTGGTGGACAGAAACAATTAGTGGGGTTGGCTCAATCCCTAATTCGTCGGCCGGAACTGTTATTGCTGGATGAGCCTTTAAGCGCACTGGATTTAAATTATCAGTTCCACGTTATGGACCTTGTTCAGCGGGAAACGCGTAAAAGAAATATTGTTACCGTGGTAGTGGTACACGATATTAATATCGCACTGCGTCATGGTGAACATGTATTGATGTTGCAAAATGGTGAGTTAATTGCGGACGGTTTACCGGAAGCGGTGATTACACCGGAAAGTCTGGCACGGGTATATGGTGTTAAAGGCCGGATTGAGCGCTGCAGCCAGGGAACGCCGCAGGTGTTGATCGACGGATTGGTGTCACAGCCCGCCTTTTAA
- the cirA gene encoding catecholate siderophore receptor CirA, with translation MIRLNLMARGGLCASVLACSFPCFAEESEKEKENEETIVVTAAATKVNLKDAPASISVITADEIKRKPVQNLRDVLRDVPGVQLTNEGDNRKGISLRGLDSSYTLILIDGKRVNSRTAVFRHNDFDLNWIPVDAIERIEVVRGPMSSLYGSDALGGVVNIITRKVGKAWHGTLSADTTLQQHRNRGDSYNGNVFTSGPLIDDLLGVKLYGSLGKREKDQQQASATSSTGLSPRIEGYTARDGNVEFALTPTENQDMTFGYGFDRQDRDSDSLDKNRLERQNYAVGHNGRWGVANTELRFYGDKIDNYNKDIITAENNSLDGKVILPLDAVNQLLTFGGEWRHDKLNDTVNLKGSGRISASQHALFVEDEWRLLDSLALTGGVRMDNHDTYGDHWSPRLYLVYNATDTLTLKGGWANAFKAPSLLQLSPDWQTNSCRGGCSIVGSPDLKPETSESVELGLYYAGDEGWLEGITGSITAFRNHVKDRISIARTSDISQAPNYENYVGINDRGQPVFRYYNVDKARITGVETEVTLPFNPQWKLTLNYTYTDSRDVSGGRNRPLAETPLHTANGTLDWLPVEDWSFWLQANYAGERRALKATNATPGGYVIWNTGASWQATKAVKWRAGVQNLADKDLNRDLYSFNEDGRRYFLAMDYSF, from the coding sequence ATGATTCGTTTAAACCTGATGGCTCGCGGTGGCCTCTGCGCGTCAGTACTCGCTTGTAGTTTCCCATGCTTTGCTGAAGAGAGCGAAAAAGAGAAAGAAAACGAAGAGACAATAGTGGTGACTGCAGCGGCAACAAAAGTGAATTTGAAAGATGCACCAGCCAGTATCAGCGTGATTACCGCCGATGAGATAAAACGTAAACCGGTACAAAACCTGCGTGATGTGCTGCGCGATGTGCCGGGTGTTCAACTCACCAATGAGGGGGATAACCGTAAAGGCATTAGTCTGCGCGGTCTCGACAGCAGCTATACGCTAATTCTCATCGATGGTAAGCGAGTGAATTCGCGTACCGCAGTATTCCGGCATAACGACTTTGACCTTAACTGGATCCCGGTAGATGCCATTGAGCGCATCGAAGTGGTGCGTGGACCAATGTCTTCCCTGTATGGTTCGGATGCGTTGGGCGGTGTGGTGAATATTATTACGCGCAAGGTAGGCAAGGCCTGGCACGGTACGCTGAGCGCGGATACAACGTTACAGCAGCATCGCAATCGCGGTGATAGCTATAACGGTAACGTCTTTACCAGCGGCCCGCTGATTGACGATCTGCTGGGCGTCAAATTGTACGGTAGCCTGGGCAAACGTGAAAAAGATCAGCAACAGGCATCGGCAACGTCATCTACAGGACTTTCACCGCGTATTGAAGGTTACACTGCGCGCGACGGCAATGTGGAATTTGCGCTAACACCCACTGAAAATCAGGACATGACGTTCGGCTACGGTTTTGACCGTCAGGACCGGGATTCTGATTCCCTGGATAAAAATCGGCTGGAACGGCAAAACTACGCAGTGGGTCACAATGGTCGCTGGGGGGTAGCCAATACCGAGCTGCGCTTTTATGGCGACAAGATCGATAACTACAATAAAGATATCATTACTGCCGAAAATAACTCGTTGGACGGCAAAGTGATTCTGCCATTAGACGCGGTTAATCAACTGCTGACTTTTGGTGGTGAATGGCGCCACGATAAACTGAATGATACGGTAAATCTTAAGGGAAGCGGCCGTATATCGGCATCACAGCATGCGCTCTTTGTTGAGGATGAGTGGCGCTTGCTGGATTCGCTGGCATTAACCGGCGGCGTGCGTATGGACAATCATGACACCTACGGCGATCACTGGAGTCCGCGCCTGTATCTGGTATATAACGCCACTGATACCCTGACATTGAAAGGGGGATGGGCCAATGCATTTAAAGCGCCTTCGTTATTGCAATTAAGCCCTGACTGGCAGACAAACTCCTGCCGTGGGGGCTGTTCGATTGTCGGGAGCCCGGATCTGAAACCGGAAACCAGCGAGAGTGTTGAACTGGGGCTCTATTATGCGGGCGATGAGGGCTGGCTGGAAGGGATCACCGGCAGCATTACCGCATTTCGTAATCATGTGAAGGACCGGATCAGTATTGCGCGCACGTCTGATATTTCACAGGCACCCAATTATGAAAACTACGTTGGGATTAACGACAGAGGCCAGCCGGTATTTCGTTACTACAATGTTGATAAAGCCCGTATTACCGGCGTTGAAACTGAGGTGACGCTGCCGTTTAATCCCCAATGGAAGTTGACGCTTAACTACACTTATACCGACAGCCGGGATGTCAGCGGTGGCAGGAATCGTCCACTGGCGGAGACGCCGCTGCACACAGCGAACGGCACGCTGGACTGGTTGCCTGTTGAGGACTGGTCGTTCTGGTTACAGGCAAATTACGCCGGAGAGCGACGGGCGCTGAAAGCGACGAATGCTACGCCGGGCGGTTATGTTATCTGGAACACTGGTGCGTCATGGCAGGCGACAAAAGCGGTGAAATGGCGTGCAGGCGTGCAGAATCTCGCAGATAAAGATCTTAACCGCGATCTGTACAGCTTTAACGAAGACGGGCGCCGTTACTTCCTTGCGATGGATTATAGCTTCTGA